The Takifugu rubripes chromosome 7, fTakRub1.2, whole genome shotgun sequence genome has a segment encoding these proteins:
- the rundc3b gene encoding RUN domain-containing protein 3B isoform X3 → MASPGMGTHPIRKRGPGRSAAVERRNLLTVCRFSVKTLLDRSCTETVDDSSSEFVNFASILEHILSHRLKGQTSWFGYESPRSFWDYVRTACSKVPHNCIRSIESMENVRSSKAKGRAWIRVALMEKRLSEYISSALRDLRTTRRFYDDGAIMLGEEAGLLADTLIGLNTIDFSFCLKGEGVDGASPAIIDFTPYLKFIQSGDSISSDEEEMRTMGSSGSESSTPDKMATAASIFTEQSNLVSKCKRFEQKYRMALEQKGYLEELVRLREAQLSEAMSKNKSLQQSLTDTHLTHTLEKEQLEFIILELQDQLTVLKNNDLRSRQELTAHLTNQWPSPVALDANAVALDTLLYRKNTEGQWEDRKSVQSLGQASVDLGLSRPSLERSRMLSPDLRPAVAHWGKEETLSLRGLCGSPTSVTSYMSLACLKSNECLASPATEISSPGLTPS, encoded by the exons ATGGCATCGCCGGGCATGGGGACGCATCCCATCCGCAAGCGGGGACCAGGAAGGAGCGCCGCGGTGGAAAGAAGGAACCTGCTGACGGTGTGCAG GTTTTCAGTCAAGACTCTGCTGGACCGGTCCTGCACAGAGACCGTGGATGACTCCTCTTCCGAATTCGTGAACTTTGCATCCATTCTGGAGCACATCCTCAGTCACAGACTCAAAG GTCAGACCAGTTGGTTCGGCTATGAGAGTCCACGAAGTTTCTGGGATTATGTCAGAACCGCCTGCAGCAAAGTTCCTCACAACTGCATCCGAAGCATTGAGAGCATGGAGAACGTGCGGTCATCCAAGGCCAAA GGCCGGGCTTGGATCAGAGTGGCCCTGATGGAGAAAAGATTATCAGAGTACATTTCTTCTGCGCTGAGGGACCTCAGAACCACCAG GCGGTTTTACGACGATGGAGCGATCATGCTGGGAGAGGAGGCGGGGCTGTTGGCCGACACGCTCATCGGACTCAACACCATTGACTTCAG CTTCTGTCTGAAGGGCGAGGGCGTGGATGGAGCTTCGCCCGCCATCATCGACTTCACACCGTACCTGAAGTTCATTCAGAG CGGCGACAGTATCAGCAGCgacgaggaggagatgaggacgatgggcagcagcggcagcgagAGCAGCACCCCAGACAAGATGGCCACCGCCGCCTCCATCTTCACCGAGCAGAGCAACCTGGTCAGCAAGTGCAAACGCTTTGAGCAGAAGTACCGCATGGCTCTGGAGCAGAAG GGTTACCTGGAAGAGCTGGTCCGCCTGCGAGAGGCCCAGTTGTCAGAGGCCATGTCGAAGAACAAAAGTCTTCAGCAGAGCCTGACggacacacacctcacacacacactggagaaggagcagctggagttcATCATACTGGAACTACAGGACCAACT CACAGTGCTGAAGAACAATGATTTGCGCTCCAGACAAGAGCTGACTGCCCACCTGACCAATCAGTGGCCATCTCCCGTTGCCCTGGATGCTAATGCGGTTGCCTTGGACACGCTGCTGTACAGGAAGAACACAGAAGGACAGTGGGAGGA CAGGAAGAGCGTCCAGAGTCTGGGGCAGGCCTCAGTGGACCTGGGCCTCTCCCGGCCCTCCCTGGAGCGCTCGCGCATGCTGAGTCCAGATCTGAGGCCGGCCGTGGCACACTGG GGTAAAGAAGAGACGCTGTCCTTGAGAGGCCTGTGCGGCTCCCCGACCTCCGTCACCAGCTACATGTCTCTGGCCTGCCTGAAGTCTAACGAGTGTCTGGCCAGTCCTGCAACAGAGATCAGCAGCCCCGGCCTGACGCCGTCATAG
- the rundc3b gene encoding RUN domain-containing protein 3B isoform X1 yields the protein MASPGMGTHPIRKRGPGRSAAVERRNLLTVCRFSVKTLLDRSCTETVDDSSSEFVNFASILEHILSHRLKGQTSWFGYESPRSFWDYVRTACSKVPHNCIRSIESMENVRSSKAKGRAWIRVALMEKRLSEYISSALRDLRTTRRFYDDGAIMLGEEAGLLADTLIGLNTIDFSFCLKGEGVDGASPAIIDFTPYLKFIQSGDSISSDEEEMRTMGSSGSESSTPDKMATAASIFTEQSNLVSKCKRFEQKYRMALEQKGYLEELVRLREAQLSEAMSKNKSLQQSLTDTHLTHTLEKEQLEFIILELQDQLTVLKNNDLRSRQELTAHLTNQWPSPVALDANAVALDTLLYRKNTEGQWEDRKSVQSLGQASVDLGLSRPSLERSRMLSPDLRPAVAHWTHQGKEETLSLRGLCGSPTSVTSYMSLACLKSNECLASPATEISSPGLTPS from the exons ATGGCATCGCCGGGCATGGGGACGCATCCCATCCGCAAGCGGGGACCAGGAAGGAGCGCCGCGGTGGAAAGAAGGAACCTGCTGACGGTGTGCAG GTTTTCAGTCAAGACTCTGCTGGACCGGTCCTGCACAGAGACCGTGGATGACTCCTCTTCCGAATTCGTGAACTTTGCATCCATTCTGGAGCACATCCTCAGTCACAGACTCAAAG GTCAGACCAGTTGGTTCGGCTATGAGAGTCCACGAAGTTTCTGGGATTATGTCAGAACCGCCTGCAGCAAAGTTCCTCACAACTGCATCCGAAGCATTGAGAGCATGGAGAACGTGCGGTCATCCAAGGCCAAA GGCCGGGCTTGGATCAGAGTGGCCCTGATGGAGAAAAGATTATCAGAGTACATTTCTTCTGCGCTGAGGGACCTCAGAACCACCAG GCGGTTTTACGACGATGGAGCGATCATGCTGGGAGAGGAGGCGGGGCTGTTGGCCGACACGCTCATCGGACTCAACACCATTGACTTCAG CTTCTGTCTGAAGGGCGAGGGCGTGGATGGAGCTTCGCCCGCCATCATCGACTTCACACCGTACCTGAAGTTCATTCAGAG CGGCGACAGTATCAGCAGCgacgaggaggagatgaggacgatgggcagcagcggcagcgagAGCAGCACCCCAGACAAGATGGCCACCGCCGCCTCCATCTTCACCGAGCAGAGCAACCTGGTCAGCAAGTGCAAACGCTTTGAGCAGAAGTACCGCATGGCTCTGGAGCAGAAG GGTTACCTGGAAGAGCTGGTCCGCCTGCGAGAGGCCCAGTTGTCAGAGGCCATGTCGAAGAACAAAAGTCTTCAGCAGAGCCTGACggacacacacctcacacacacactggagaaggagcagctggagttcATCATACTGGAACTACAGGACCAACT CACAGTGCTGAAGAACAATGATTTGCGCTCCAGACAAGAGCTGACTGCCCACCTGACCAATCAGTGGCCATCTCCCGTTGCCCTGGATGCTAATGCGGTTGCCTTGGACACGCTGCTGTACAGGAAGAACACAGAAGGACAGTGGGAGGA CAGGAAGAGCGTCCAGAGTCTGGGGCAGGCCTCAGTGGACCTGGGCCTCTCCCGGCCCTCCCTGGAGCGCTCGCGCATGCTGAGTCCAGATCTGAGGCCGGCCGTGGCACACTGGACCCACCAGG GTAAAGAAGAGACGCTGTCCTTGAGAGGCCTGTGCGGCTCCCCGACCTCCGTCACCAGCTACATGTCTCTGGCCTGCCTGAAGTCTAACGAGTGTCTGGCCAGTCCTGCAACAGAGATCAGCAGCCCCGGCCTGACGCCGTCATAG
- the rundc3b gene encoding RUN domain-containing protein 3B isoform X4, translating to MASPGMGTHPIRKRGPGRSAAVERRNLLTVCRFSVKTLLDRSCTETVDDSSSEFVNFASILEHILSHRLKGQTSWFGYESPRSFWDYVRTACSKVPHNCIRSIESMENVRSSKAKGRAWIRVALMEKRLSEYISSALRDLRTTRRFYDDGAIMLGEEAGLLADTLIGLNTIDFSFCLKGEGVDGASPAIIDFTPYLKFIQSGDSISSDEEEMRTMGSSGSESSTPDKMATAASIFTEQSNLVSKCKRFEQKYRMALEQKGYLEELVRLREAQLSEAMSKNKSLQQSLTDTHLTHTLEKEQLEFIILELQDQLTVLKNNDLRSRQELTAHLTNQWPSPVALDANAVALDTLLYRKNTEGQWEEKSVQSLGQASVDLGLSRPSLERSRMLSPDLRPAVAHWGKEETLSLRGLCGSPTSVTSYMSLACLKSNECLASPATEISSPGLTPS from the exons ATGGCATCGCCGGGCATGGGGACGCATCCCATCCGCAAGCGGGGACCAGGAAGGAGCGCCGCGGTGGAAAGAAGGAACCTGCTGACGGTGTGCAG GTTTTCAGTCAAGACTCTGCTGGACCGGTCCTGCACAGAGACCGTGGATGACTCCTCTTCCGAATTCGTGAACTTTGCATCCATTCTGGAGCACATCCTCAGTCACAGACTCAAAG GTCAGACCAGTTGGTTCGGCTATGAGAGTCCACGAAGTTTCTGGGATTATGTCAGAACCGCCTGCAGCAAAGTTCCTCACAACTGCATCCGAAGCATTGAGAGCATGGAGAACGTGCGGTCATCCAAGGCCAAA GGCCGGGCTTGGATCAGAGTGGCCCTGATGGAGAAAAGATTATCAGAGTACATTTCTTCTGCGCTGAGGGACCTCAGAACCACCAG GCGGTTTTACGACGATGGAGCGATCATGCTGGGAGAGGAGGCGGGGCTGTTGGCCGACACGCTCATCGGACTCAACACCATTGACTTCAG CTTCTGTCTGAAGGGCGAGGGCGTGGATGGAGCTTCGCCCGCCATCATCGACTTCACACCGTACCTGAAGTTCATTCAGAG CGGCGACAGTATCAGCAGCgacgaggaggagatgaggacgatgggcagcagcggcagcgagAGCAGCACCCCAGACAAGATGGCCACCGCCGCCTCCATCTTCACCGAGCAGAGCAACCTGGTCAGCAAGTGCAAACGCTTTGAGCAGAAGTACCGCATGGCTCTGGAGCAGAAG GGTTACCTGGAAGAGCTGGTCCGCCTGCGAGAGGCCCAGTTGTCAGAGGCCATGTCGAAGAACAAAAGTCTTCAGCAGAGCCTGACggacacacacctcacacacacactggagaaggagcagctggagttcATCATACTGGAACTACAGGACCAACT CACAGTGCTGAAGAACAATGATTTGCGCTCCAGACAAGAGCTGACTGCCCACCTGACCAATCAGTGGCCATCTCCCGTTGCCCTGGATGCTAATGCGGTTGCCTTGGACACGCTGCTGTACAGGAAGAACACAGAAGGACAGTGGGAGGA GAAGAGCGTCCAGAGTCTGGGGCAGGCCTCAGTGGACCTGGGCCTCTCCCGGCCCTCCCTGGAGCGCTCGCGCATGCTGAGTCCAGATCTGAGGCCGGCCGTGGCACACTGG GGTAAAGAAGAGACGCTGTCCTTGAGAGGCCTGTGCGGCTCCCCGACCTCCGTCACCAGCTACATGTCTCTGGCCTGCCTGAAGTCTAACGAGTGTCTGGCCAGTCCTGCAACAGAGATCAGCAGCCCCGGCCTGACGCCGTCATAG
- the rundc3b gene encoding RUN domain-containing protein 3B isoform X2, which produces MASPGMGTHPIRKRGPGRSAAVERRNLLTVCRFSVKTLLDRSCTETVDDSSSEFVNFASILEHILSHRLKGQTSWFGYESPRSFWDYVRTACSKVPHNCIRSIESMENVRSSKAKGRAWIRVALMEKRLSEYISSALRDLRTTRRFYDDGAIMLGEEAGLLADTLIGLNTIDFSFCLKGEGVDGASPAIIDFTPYLKFIQSGDSISSDEEEMRTMGSSGSESSTPDKMATAASIFTEQSNLVSKCKRFEQKYRMALEQKGYLEELVRLREAQLSEAMSKNKSLQQSLTDTHLTHTLEKEQLEFIILELQDQLTVLKNNDLRSRQELTAHLTNQWPSPVALDANAVALDTLLYRKNTEGQWEEKSVQSLGQASVDLGLSRPSLERSRMLSPDLRPAVAHWTHQGKEETLSLRGLCGSPTSVTSYMSLACLKSNECLASPATEISSPGLTPS; this is translated from the exons ATGGCATCGCCGGGCATGGGGACGCATCCCATCCGCAAGCGGGGACCAGGAAGGAGCGCCGCGGTGGAAAGAAGGAACCTGCTGACGGTGTGCAG GTTTTCAGTCAAGACTCTGCTGGACCGGTCCTGCACAGAGACCGTGGATGACTCCTCTTCCGAATTCGTGAACTTTGCATCCATTCTGGAGCACATCCTCAGTCACAGACTCAAAG GTCAGACCAGTTGGTTCGGCTATGAGAGTCCACGAAGTTTCTGGGATTATGTCAGAACCGCCTGCAGCAAAGTTCCTCACAACTGCATCCGAAGCATTGAGAGCATGGAGAACGTGCGGTCATCCAAGGCCAAA GGCCGGGCTTGGATCAGAGTGGCCCTGATGGAGAAAAGATTATCAGAGTACATTTCTTCTGCGCTGAGGGACCTCAGAACCACCAG GCGGTTTTACGACGATGGAGCGATCATGCTGGGAGAGGAGGCGGGGCTGTTGGCCGACACGCTCATCGGACTCAACACCATTGACTTCAG CTTCTGTCTGAAGGGCGAGGGCGTGGATGGAGCTTCGCCCGCCATCATCGACTTCACACCGTACCTGAAGTTCATTCAGAG CGGCGACAGTATCAGCAGCgacgaggaggagatgaggacgatgggcagcagcggcagcgagAGCAGCACCCCAGACAAGATGGCCACCGCCGCCTCCATCTTCACCGAGCAGAGCAACCTGGTCAGCAAGTGCAAACGCTTTGAGCAGAAGTACCGCATGGCTCTGGAGCAGAAG GGTTACCTGGAAGAGCTGGTCCGCCTGCGAGAGGCCCAGTTGTCAGAGGCCATGTCGAAGAACAAAAGTCTTCAGCAGAGCCTGACggacacacacctcacacacacactggagaaggagcagctggagttcATCATACTGGAACTACAGGACCAACT CACAGTGCTGAAGAACAATGATTTGCGCTCCAGACAAGAGCTGACTGCCCACCTGACCAATCAGTGGCCATCTCCCGTTGCCCTGGATGCTAATGCGGTTGCCTTGGACACGCTGCTGTACAGGAAGAACACAGAAGGACAGTGGGAGGA GAAGAGCGTCCAGAGTCTGGGGCAGGCCTCAGTGGACCTGGGCCTCTCCCGGCCCTCCCTGGAGCGCTCGCGCATGCTGAGTCCAGATCTGAGGCCGGCCGTGGCACACTGGACCCACCAGG GTAAAGAAGAGACGCTGTCCTTGAGAGGCCTGTGCGGCTCCCCGACCTCCGTCACCAGCTACATGTCTCTGGCCTGCCTGAAGTCTAACGAGTGTCTGGCCAGTCCTGCAACAGAGATCAGCAGCCCCGGCCTGACGCCGTCATAG
- the rundc3b gene encoding RUN domain-containing protein 3B isoform X5, whose protein sequence is MQLTSSFYLTRFSVKTLLDRSCTETVDDSSSEFVNFASILEHILSHRLKGQTSWFGYESPRSFWDYVRTACSKVPHNCIRSIESMENVRSSKAKGRAWIRVALMEKRLSEYISSALRDLRTTRRFYDDGAIMLGEEAGLLADTLIGLNTIDFSFCLKGEGVDGASPAIIDFTPYLKFIQSGDSISSDEEEMRTMGSSGSESSTPDKMATAASIFTEQSNLVSKCKRFEQKYRMALEQKGYLEELVRLREAQLSEAMSKNKSLQQSLTDTHLTHTLEKEQLEFIILELQDQLTVLKNNDLRSRQELTAHLTNQWPSPVALDANAVALDTLLYRKNTEGQWEDRKSVQSLGQASVDLGLSRPSLERSRMLSPDLRPAVAHWTHQGKEETLSLRGLCGSPTSVTSYMSLACLKSNECLASPATEISSPGLTPS, encoded by the exons ATGCAATTAACTTCCAGTTTCTATTTGACACG GTTTTCAGTCAAGACTCTGCTGGACCGGTCCTGCACAGAGACCGTGGATGACTCCTCTTCCGAATTCGTGAACTTTGCATCCATTCTGGAGCACATCCTCAGTCACAGACTCAAAG GTCAGACCAGTTGGTTCGGCTATGAGAGTCCACGAAGTTTCTGGGATTATGTCAGAACCGCCTGCAGCAAAGTTCCTCACAACTGCATCCGAAGCATTGAGAGCATGGAGAACGTGCGGTCATCCAAGGCCAAA GGCCGGGCTTGGATCAGAGTGGCCCTGATGGAGAAAAGATTATCAGAGTACATTTCTTCTGCGCTGAGGGACCTCAGAACCACCAG GCGGTTTTACGACGATGGAGCGATCATGCTGGGAGAGGAGGCGGGGCTGTTGGCCGACACGCTCATCGGACTCAACACCATTGACTTCAG CTTCTGTCTGAAGGGCGAGGGCGTGGATGGAGCTTCGCCCGCCATCATCGACTTCACACCGTACCTGAAGTTCATTCAGAG CGGCGACAGTATCAGCAGCgacgaggaggagatgaggacgatgggcagcagcggcagcgagAGCAGCACCCCAGACAAGATGGCCACCGCCGCCTCCATCTTCACCGAGCAGAGCAACCTGGTCAGCAAGTGCAAACGCTTTGAGCAGAAGTACCGCATGGCTCTGGAGCAGAAG GGTTACCTGGAAGAGCTGGTCCGCCTGCGAGAGGCCCAGTTGTCAGAGGCCATGTCGAAGAACAAAAGTCTTCAGCAGAGCCTGACggacacacacctcacacacacactggagaaggagcagctggagttcATCATACTGGAACTACAGGACCAACT CACAGTGCTGAAGAACAATGATTTGCGCTCCAGACAAGAGCTGACTGCCCACCTGACCAATCAGTGGCCATCTCCCGTTGCCCTGGATGCTAATGCGGTTGCCTTGGACACGCTGCTGTACAGGAAGAACACAGAAGGACAGTGGGAGGA CAGGAAGAGCGTCCAGAGTCTGGGGCAGGCCTCAGTGGACCTGGGCCTCTCCCGGCCCTCCCTGGAGCGCTCGCGCATGCTGAGTCCAGATCTGAGGCCGGCCGTGGCACACTGGACCCACCAGG GTAAAGAAGAGACGCTGTCCTTGAGAGGCCTGTGCGGCTCCCCGACCTCCGTCACCAGCTACATGTCTCTGGCCTGCCTGAAGTCTAACGAGTGTCTGGCCAGTCCTGCAACAGAGATCAGCAGCCCCGGCCTGACGCCGTCATAG